One window of Microcoleus vaginatus PCC 9802 genomic DNA carries:
- a CDS encoding UDP-N-acetylmuramate--L-alanine ligase: MPSSVDFSGRPFHFIGIGGIGMSALAYILAKRKLPVYGSDIKSSHITERLQGMGAHIFWSQDASNFELFQTALNGSSPDCGQQERAVSSIVAGTVGTSVATAETLQLNGNGSSAQAIGGLPQVVCSTAIHPANAEYRAALDLGCPIFHRSDVLAALIQDYQSIAVAGTHGKTTTSSLIGFMLMAAGLDPTIVVGGEVNAWEGNARLGEGPYLVAEADESDGSLVKLVAKIGIVTNVELDHPDHYDTLDQVIDTFKVFAQNCQTLVGCIDDQIVKDCLQPHVSYSLQPDSGADYTVSGVEYGAESTKARIWERGTFLGEIELKLLGTHNLSNALAAVAVGRLLGLEFSAIAKAIAGFEGARRRFEVRGFHNDILFVDDYAHHPSEIRVTLAAARLRIEGSEKNPKSRRVVAIFQPHRYSRTLTFLPEFAQSFGDADLVVACDIYSAGEPNLGEISGQQVADLIAKEGREVEFAPSLESVTKFLTKNLQPGDLALFLGAGNLNQIIPEVMAFYQQAERPD, from the coding sequence ATGCCGAGTTCTGTTGATTTTAGCGGTAGACCATTTCATTTCATCGGCATTGGTGGGATTGGGATGTCAGCCCTTGCCTACATTCTAGCTAAACGCAAGTTGCCTGTGTACGGCTCCGACATTAAATCGAGTCACATAACCGAGCGCTTGCAAGGAATGGGAGCTCATATTTTTTGGAGTCAAGACGCCAGCAATTTTGAATTATTTCAAACGGCTCTTAACGGTAGCAGTCCCGACTGCGGCCAACAGGAAAGGGCAGTATCCTCGATAGTCGCGGGTACGGTAGGGACTTCTGTCGCGACAGCCGAAACTCTCCAATTGAACGGCAACGGTTCAAGCGCCCAAGCAATTGGAGGATTGCCTCAAGTAGTATGTTCGACGGCTATTCACCCAGCCAATGCCGAATATCGAGCTGCTTTAGATTTGGGCTGTCCGATTTTTCATCGATCGGATGTGTTGGCAGCGTTAATTCAAGATTACCAAAGCATAGCGGTAGCCGGGACTCACGGCAAAACTACTACTAGCAGCTTAATCGGCTTCATGCTGATGGCGGCGGGTCTAGACCCGACGATCGTGGTAGGAGGCGAGGTAAATGCTTGGGAAGGCAATGCCCGTTTGGGAGAAGGCCCCTACTTAGTTGCCGAGGCTGATGAATCCGACGGTTCTCTCGTCAAGCTGGTTGCCAAAATTGGCATAGTGACGAATGTGGAACTGGATCATCCAGACCATTACGATACCCTTGACCAGGTAATAGACACATTTAAGGTGTTTGCCCAAAACTGTCAAACCTTGGTGGGCTGCATTGACGACCAAATCGTCAAAGACTGCCTTCAGCCTCATGTCAGTTATAGCTTGCAGCCGGACAGCGGTGCTGACTACACGGTTTCGGGCGTGGAGTACGGAGCAGAAAGCACCAAAGCACGGATTTGGGAGCGAGGAACTTTCCTAGGGGAAATCGAGTTGAAGTTGCTGGGCACACACAATCTCAGCAATGCCCTAGCTGCGGTAGCGGTAGGCCGATTGTTGGGGTTAGAGTTTTCGGCGATTGCCAAAGCGATTGCTGGCTTTGAAGGAGCTCGTCGCCGTTTTGAGGTGCGGGGTTTTCACAATGACATCCTGTTTGTGGACGACTACGCCCACCATCCTAGCGAAATTCGTGTCACCTTGGCGGCGGCTCGCTTGCGGATCGAAGGTAGCGAAAAAAATCCCAAATCCCGAAGAGTAGTGGCAATTTTTCAACCCCACCGTTACAGCCGGACTCTGACATTTTTGCCAGAATTTGCTCAATCTTTTGGGGATGCTGATTTGGTTGTGGCTTGCGATATTTATAGTGCTGGGGAACCGAATTTAGGAGAGATTAGCGGGCAGCAGGTTGCTGATTTGATTGCTAAAGAAGGCCGAGAGGTTGAGTTTGCGCCTTCCCTGGAGTCAGTCACTAAGTTTTTAACCAAAAATCTGCAACCGGGGGATTTGGCTCTGTTTTTGGGTGCTGGTAATCTGAATCAGATTATTCCAGAGGTTATGGCTTTTTATCAACAAGCCGAGCGCCCCGATTAG
- a CDS encoding UDP-N-acetylmuramate dehydrogenase — MVTISNDSSVKDNRRVYSPISLRGTDCKINSQVSLAGLTSFRVGGPAEWYVAPRSMEALQASFAWADSEGLSVTLLGAGSNLLVSDRGLSGLVVGTRYLKQVNFNPETGQVTAGAGESIPRLAWLAAKRGWKGLEWAVGIPGSVGGAVVMNAGAHRGCTADILVNARVLSPGGKMEILTPQELEYRYRTSVLQGGDRLVTEATFQLQPGFDRSQVMAETNDHFSQRRTTQPYHLPSCGSVFRNPGPKTAGWFIEQAGLKGYQIGGAQVAQRHANFILNCGSATANDIFQVIRHVQQQVEQRWSLLLEPEVRILGEFPF; from the coding sequence ATGGTGACTATCTCGAATGACTCCTCTGTTAAGGACAATCGGCGAGTGTATTCTCCTATTTCTTTGCGGGGAACTGATTGCAAGATTAACTCCCAAGTTTCGCTGGCTGGCCTGACTTCCTTCCGAGTCGGTGGCCCCGCCGAGTGGTACGTTGCTCCCCGCAGTATGGAGGCTTTGCAAGCGAGTTTTGCCTGGGCTGACTCTGAAGGACTGTCCGTGACTCTGCTGGGTGCGGGTTCTAATTTGTTGGTGAGCGATCGGGGTTTGTCCGGTTTGGTCGTCGGCACTCGCTACCTGAAACAGGTGAATTTTAATCCAGAAACAGGTCAAGTTACAGCCGGGGCCGGGGAGTCAATTCCCCGCCTTGCTTGGTTGGCGGCTAAACGGGGCTGGAAAGGTCTAGAATGGGCAGTTGGCATACCGGGCAGCGTGGGAGGGGCTGTGGTGATGAATGCAGGCGCTCACAGAGGCTGTACTGCTGATATTCTAGTCAACGCTCGCGTCCTATCCCCCGGCGGCAAGATGGAAATTCTGACTCCCCAAGAGTTGGAGTACCGCTACCGGACTTCGGTGCTGCAAGGGGGCGATCGGCTAGTAACAGAAGCGACTTTCCAGTTGCAGCCGGGATTCGACCGATCGCAAGTAATGGCAGAAACTAATGACCATTTCAGCCAGCGGCGGACAACTCAACCTTACCACTTACCGAGCTGTGGCTCAGTCTTCCGTAACCCTGGCCCCAAGACGGCAGGTTGGTTCATCGAACAAGCGGGACTGAAGGGATATCAGATCGGTGGCGCACAAGTAGCTCAGCGCCATGCTAATTTTATTCTTAACTGCGGGTCGGCAACGGCCAATGATATTTTTCA